The [Pantoea] beijingensis genomic sequence CACCTTGCCGTCAATACGACTGCGAATTTGTGAGTCGAGATACACACCGTACACCACCATCGCCACAATAAAGATCAGCAACAGCTTAATGATTAAGCCTAACCAACCTCTCTTTTTACGTGGCGAACGCCCTTTTCCTTTACGCGGCACCGGCTCTATCTCCTCATTATCATTATCAGGATCGTCCTGATAATCCTCAAATTTTTCATCATAATCATCTTCCCTGCGGCGACCCCGTCCCGCCGGCTTACGCGGCGGTGAAGATTGTTTTCCTTTGCGCCCAATAGGTTCGCGATCGTTCCCAGACATTGGTTTCATTTCTCCAGGGATAGTCGTCGGCAAGGCCGACTACTCTCTTCTTACTCTTTACATTAGGAAAGAAGAACCTTCCTAAATATCTCCGTCATCCTTAACGCTATCGCCGCACGGCGCCCTTCTCCGTCACGATAATGACGGCAAATTTATTGGAAACGACCGTGATTCTCGGCCCCTCTTACATTCAAGAGATCCTTTTTTACGCCCCTCAGGAGGGCGGAGAAAACTTTCGGGTGCGTTTTGTTGGCAGCGCATTAGCCGGATCGTCCGGCCAAAGGTGCTTCGGATAACGCCCTTTCATCTCTTTTTGCACCTCGGCCCAGGCACCACGCCAGAATCCTGCAAGATCTCGGGTAATCTGTAAAGGGCGCTGCGCAGGCGAAAGTAGCTCAAGCACCAGCGGTACGCGCCCTTCCGCTATGCACGGACTTTGCGATTCGCCATACATTTCCTGCAGGCGCACGGCCAGTACAGGTGGAAGCGTCGCATCATAACGGATCGGTAACCGACTTCCCGTCGGCACAGTGTAATGAGTTGGCAACGCACTATCCAGCCGCTGACGTTGCGACCATGTGAGTAATTGTAATAATGCGCTGTCCAGGCTGATCTGCCGCAGCGCTTTCAGCTCCTGCACGCCACTCATCATTGGCAGCAGCCAGCGCTCCAGCGTCGCCAGTAAAGTAACATCATCGCAGACAGGCCATTCACCCTCAGGCAACCATTGTGCCGCACACTGTAAACGCTGACGCAGCTGCACCGCATCCGGTGACCAGTTGAGTACCGATAACCCCTTTTCGCGTATCCAGTTCAGCATCGCCGCATGCAGCTCATCGCTATCCGGCCTGGCCAGAGGATGGGCTTTCAACACCAGCGCGCCAATCGCGTCCCTTCGCCAGGCTTTAAGCGTGCCTTTCGCGTCATCCCATTCAACGGCGGTATTCGACTCAACCAGTTGCGGACACTGGCGGATAAGCCGTTCAATATCCACCGGGATGGCCTGCAGAATGCGGGCATCCGGCTGGGCGTTTCCCTGCAGTAGCAGCGGCGCAATAAGCCATTCGCTCCGCGTTAACGCGTGTTCGCGATCCACTACCGCACCTGTTCCGTTGGCCAGTTGATAACGCCCGTCCTGCCCGCGCCGCCGCGCAATACGATCAGGAAAGGCTGCCGCCAATAGCGGTGCAATCAGCTCACTATCCGGGCTACCGCCACGGCTATTCAGCCTGTTTTGCAACTGCTGCGCCCGGCGCTGCCAGTGTGGTTCATTACGTGAGAAACTCTCGCGAAGATCGATATAGTCTCCGCGCGGCGGCTCTTCCAGCATCGCCACTAATCGCGCCGCCGTCGCCACTCGGTCAGCATCATCTCCGGCCTCAAGCAGCAATACCCCGTAACGCGGATCGCTGCCAAGCGGCGACAGCTTGCGGCCTTTTCCGGTTAGCGATCCATTCTCCGCCGTCGCACCGAGGCGGCATAATAAGCGTTGAGCCGCCTGTAATGCAGGTGCGGGTGGCAAATCAAGCCACCTTAGCTGGGTACTGTCATGGCAGCCCCATAGCACGATATCCAACCATAACGACGCAAGATCGCTGTGCAGTATTTCTGCATCACTTTGCATCGCGGCACGCTCCGCCTGCTCTTTGCTGATTAAATGCAGGCAGATACCCGGCGCAAGACGTCCGGCTCGTCCCGCACGCTGCGTCATCGAGGCCTGACTGATCCGCTGCGTTTGCAACCGTGTTATTCCGGTTCGCACATCAAAACGCGCCGTACGCTCGGTCCCGCTGTCCACCACCAAACGAATGCCTTCAATGGTTAAGCTGGTTTCCGCAATATTGGTTGCCAGTACCACTTTTCGCCGCCCGTCTGCCGCAGGCAGGATCGCACGTTGCTGCTCGCTGAGCGATAACGCACCGTATAACGGGCAGAGATCTACATCAGGATCAATGCGGTCCATTAGCAGGGTTTTAACCCGCTGAATTTCACCCACCCCCGGCAGAAAAAGCAGCAGCGAACCTGTTTCACTGCGCAGCAACTGGCTGACTTCACGCGCAACAGCATCCTCAAAACGCAACTGCGTCTGCAGGGCACTATAGCGGCGCTCCACCGGAAAGCTGCGCCCTTCAGAAATAATCACCGGCGCATCAGGCAGCATCTGACTTAAACGTTGATTATCCAGCGTTGCCGACATCAACAAAATTTTCAGGTCGTCACGCAGGCCTTGCTGGACGTCAAGCAACAGCGCCAGCGCCAGATCGGCCTGCAGGCTGCGCTCATGGAATTCATCCAGGATCACCAGTGACACGCCGTCAAGCATTGGATCCTGCTGGAGCATGCGAGTTAAGATCCCTTCGGTGACCACCTCCAGCCGAGTATTTCTCCCCACACGCGTTTCAGCGCGCAGACGATAGCCTACGGTCCCGCCGGGTTCTTCGTTACACTGCTCCGCCAGTCGCTGTGCAACATTGCGAGCGGCCAAACGTCGAGGTTCCAGCAGTAAAATTCGCCCCTCAAAATCCGCCTGTTGCAGAATTTGAAGCGGTAGCCAGGTCGATTTCCCCGCACCGGTTGGCGCGGCAAGCAACACCTGAGGGGAATGCTTTAGCGCCGCTAATAACTCTGGCAATACCGCACTAACCGGTAATGGGCTCACACGAAAACTCCGTAACAGCGTGGTCTTAAAGTGGCAGGCATTGTAGCATTCCTCTGAATTCATTACCGGAGGACGCCATGCCCGCTCGCCGTTTATTCTTCGGCATCGCTTTGCCTGAGCCGATACAACAGGAAATTATTCGCTGGCGCGCAGGCGCATTTGAAGCGGACGCCGGGCGTCCGTTGCCCGCGGCCAGCCTGCATTTGACGCTGGCCTTTTTAGGTGACGTCAGCGATGAAAAGGCACTGGCGCTCAGCAAGCAGGCTGGACGTATTCGTCAATCACCTTTCGTATTGAATATTGATGACGCGGGGCACTGGCCGCGGCCGGGTATCGTCTGGTTAGGGCCGCGCCAGGCCCCTCGCGGCTTAGTGCAACTGGCGGACATTCTGCGCTCTCAGGCTGCGCGCAGCGGATGTGCGCAAAGCCCTTATCCTTTTCACCCGCATATTAGCCTGCTGCGTAATGCTAATCGGCCTGTTGCCATGCCATCTCGCCACTTTCACTGGCAATTCACCGTCGAACGCTTTGCGTTATATCACTCGCTTTTTGAAAAAGGGCGTATGCGCTATCAGAGTATCGAAAGCTGGCCTTTAACATCGTAAACAGGACTTATTATGGACTATTTTCCCGCACTGAAGCCCGCACGTCTGGTGACTCGTTATAAGCGCTTTCTGGCCGATGTGATCACGCCAGAGGGCACGACGATGACGTTACATTGTGCCAATACGGGTGCCATGACCGGTTGTGCCACGCCCGGCGATACGGTGTGGTACTCCACATCCGCGAGCACAACGCGCAAATATCCCCACAGTTGGGAGCTGACGGAAACGCAAAACGGGCACTGGATATGCGTCAATACGCTGCGAGCTAATGCCTTAGTGCGCGAAGCCATTGCCGACGGGACAATTCAGGAATTAGCCGGCTATACGTCACTGCAAGCCGAGGTTAAGTACGGTGCGGAACGCAGCCGCATCGATTTTCTGCTACAGGCAGAGACGCGCCGCAACTGCTATATTGAAGTGAAATCCGTTACGCTATTACAGCAGAATAAAGGGTATTT encodes the following:
- the hrpB gene encoding ATP-dependent helicase HrpB, with translation MSPLPVSAVLPELLAALKHSPQVLLAAPTGAGKSTWLPLQILQQADFEGRILLLEPRRLAARNVAQRLAEQCNEEPGGTVGYRLRAETRVGRNTRLEVVTEGILTRMLQQDPMLDGVSLVILDEFHERSLQADLALALLLDVQQGLRDDLKILLMSATLDNQRLSQMLPDAPVIISEGRSFPVERRYSALQTQLRFEDAVAREVSQLLRSETGSLLLFLPGVGEIQRVKTLLMDRIDPDVDLCPLYGALSLSEQQRAILPAADGRRKVVLATNIAETSLTIEGIRLVVDSGTERTARFDVRTGITRLQTQRISQASMTQRAGRAGRLAPGICLHLISKEQAERAAMQSDAEILHSDLASLWLDIVLWGCHDSTQLRWLDLPPAPALQAAQRLLCRLGATAENGSLTGKGRKLSPLGSDPRYGVLLLEAGDDADRVATAARLVAMLEEPPRGDYIDLRESFSRNEPHWQRRAQQLQNRLNSRGGSPDSELIAPLLAAAFPDRIARRRGQDGRYQLANGTGAVVDREHALTRSEWLIAPLLLQGNAQPDARILQAIPVDIERLIRQCPQLVESNTAVEWDDAKGTLKAWRRDAIGALVLKAHPLARPDSDELHAAMLNWIREKGLSVLNWSPDAVQLRQRLQCAAQWLPEGEWPVCDDVTLLATLERWLLPMMSGVQELKALRQISLDSALLQLLTWSQRQRLDSALPTHYTVPTGSRLPIRYDATLPPVLAVRLQEMYGESQSPCIAEGRVPLVLELLSPAQRPLQITRDLAGFWRGAWAEVQKEMKGRYPKHLWPDDPANALPTKRTRKFSPPS
- the thpR gene encoding RNA 2',3'-cyclic phosphodiesterase, with the translated sequence MPARRLFFGIALPEPIQQEIIRWRAGAFEADAGRPLPAASLHLTLAFLGDVSDEKALALSKQAGRIRQSPFVLNIDDAGHWPRPGIVWLGPRQAPRGLVQLADILRSQAARSGCAQSPYPFHPHISLLRNANRPVAMPSRHFHWQFTVERFALYHSLFEKGRMRYQSIESWPLTS
- the sfsA gene encoding DNA/RNA nuclease SfsA encodes the protein MDYFPALKPARLVTRYKRFLADVITPEGTTMTLHCANTGAMTGCATPGDTVWYSTSASTTRKYPHSWELTETQNGHWICVNTLRANALVREAIADGTIQELAGYTSLQAEVKYGAERSRIDFLLQAETRRNCYIEVKSVTLLQQNKGYFPDAVTERGQKHLRELIKIAESGERAVLFFAVLHSGIEDVSPARHIDARYAELLAQAQQNGVELLCYKAQFSPAGLSLKKSLHVEL